In the Helicoverpa armigera isolate CAAS_96S chromosome 15, ASM3070526v1, whole genome shotgun sequence genome, one interval contains:
- the LOC110376368 gene encoding allergen Tha p 1 has protein sequence MQYKLCYGHDAGVTAQRRVERCSREKRNKMKLIVAVALLCVVAESWAASTYTDKWDNINVDEILESQRLLKAYVDCLLDRGRCTPDGKALKETLPDALENECSKCTDKQKSGSDKVIRHLVNKRPEMWKELSAKYDPNNIYQDRYKDKIEAVKGQ, from the exons ATGCAGTATAAATTGTGTTATGGGCATGATGCAGGCGTCACAGCCCAGCGAAGGGTCGAACGGTGCTCACGGGAAAAACG GAACAAAATGAAACTCATAGTCGCAGTTGCTTTATTATGCGTGGTGGCAGAGTCCTGGGCCGCCTCCACCTACACTGACAAGTGGGACAACATCAATGTGGATGAAATCTTGGAGTCTCAACGCCTTCTAAAAGCGTACGTCGACTGCCTTCTTGATAGAGGTCGTTGTACTCCCGACGGTAAGGCCCTTAAAGAGACCCTCCCAGACGCCTTAGAAAATGAGTGCAGCAAATGTACAGACAAGCAAAAGTCTGGTTCAGATAAAGTGATCAGGCACTTAGTGAACAAGCGCCCAGAAATGTGGAAGGAACTGTCTGCCAAGTATGACCCTAACAACATCTACCAAGACAGGTACAAGGACAAAATCGAAGCCGTGAAGGGCCAGTAA